A genome region from Planctomycetota bacterium includes the following:
- the lepA gene encoding translation elongation factor 4, with translation MRRSKDPIVPIRNFSIIAHIDHGKSTLADRLLQATNAVSSRQAKEQILDSMDLERERGITIKASAVTVQHVYKGQTYQLNFIDTPGHVDFAYEVSRALTACEGAVLVVDSTQGVQAQTVANAYLAVANNLELIPVINKIDLPAADPDEVAMEIERVLGLRAETCILVSAKTGQGIAELLDAICEKLPEPPPSKSNKLRALIFDSIYDDYKGVVVYFRVFDGSIKTGDKIRMMGTGRVFAVAELGRNTPFPQKMKSFGHAEVGYLAASIKTLADVRVGDTITLDLDPADEPLPGYQEPKQMVFCDFYPASSNAEGSSGKKGEFEGLREAIEKLHLNDASFTFEVQHSEALGFGFRCGFLGLLHMDIVQERLEREGGVEVVQTAPTVTYMIVLHDGTRLEIHNPADLPDMSQVLAIEEPIVKIEIICPNENIGDLMKLSDSRRGLFKSQRFVSETRQILDYELPLAEIIYDFYDKLKSITRGYGTMDYEVIGFRADELVKVNVLVNGEVVEALSLITHKSTAEHRSRIILEKLKKQIDRHQFEIPLQAAIGGRIIARESIKALRKNVLAKCYGGDVSRKRKLLEKQKKGKKRMKTIGMVSIPQEAFMAILDQGE, from the coding sequence ATGCGGCGCTCAAAAGACCCCATCGTGCCCATCCGCAACTTCTCCATCATCGCTCACATTGACCACGGCAAGAGCACGCTCGCCGACCGCCTGTTGCAGGCGACCAACGCGGTCAGCAGCCGCCAGGCCAAGGAGCAGATTCTGGACTCGATGGACCTGGAGCGCGAGCGCGGCATCACCATCAAGGCCAGCGCCGTCACCGTGCAGCATGTCTACAAGGGCCAGACCTACCAGCTCAACTTCATCGACACGCCGGGCCACGTGGATTTCGCCTACGAGGTGAGCCGCGCCCTGACCGCCTGCGAGGGCGCCGTGCTGGTGGTCGACTCGACTCAGGGGGTGCAGGCCCAGACCGTGGCCAACGCCTACCTGGCGGTCGCCAACAACCTTGAGTTGATTCCGGTGATCAACAAGATCGATTTGCCCGCGGCGGATCCCGACGAAGTGGCGATGGAGATCGAGCGCGTGCTCGGGCTCCGCGCCGAGACCTGCATCCTGGTCAGCGCCAAGACCGGTCAGGGCATCGCCGAGCTGCTCGACGCCATCTGCGAGAAACTGCCCGAGCCGCCGCCGTCCAAATCCAACAAGCTGCGGGCGCTGATCTTCGACAGCATCTACGACGACTACAAGGGCGTGGTGGTCTACTTCCGCGTCTTCGACGGCTCGATCAAGACCGGCGACAAGATCCGCATGATGGGCACCGGCCGCGTCTTCGCCGTGGCCGAGCTCGGCCGCAACACTCCCTTCCCGCAGAAGATGAAGAGCTTCGGTCACGCCGAGGTGGGCTACCTCGCCGCCAGCATCAAGACCCTGGCCGACGTGCGCGTCGGCGACACGATCACGCTGGATCTGGACCCGGCCGACGAGCCGCTGCCCGGCTACCAGGAGCCCAAGCAGATGGTCTTCTGCGACTTCTATCCCGCCTCGAGCAACGCCGAAGGCAGCAGCGGCAAGAAGGGCGAATTCGAGGGGCTGCGCGAGGCGATCGAGAAGCTGCACCTCAACGACGCCAGCTTCACCTTCGAGGTGCAGCACTCCGAGGCCCTGGGCTTCGGCTTCCGCTGCGGATTCCTGGGTCTGCTGCACATGGACATCGTGCAGGAGCGGCTGGAGCGCGAAGGCGGCGTCGAAGTCGTGCAGACCGCGCCGACCGTGACCTACATGATCGTCCTGCACGACGGCACGCGGCTGGAGATCCACAACCCCGCGGACCTGCCCGACATGAGCCAGGTGCTGGCCATCGAGGAGCCGATCGTGAAGATCGAGATCATCTGCCCCAACGAGAACATCGGCGACCTGATGAAGCTCAGCGACTCGCGCCGCGGCCTCTTCAAGAGCCAGCGCTTCGTCAGCGAGACCCGACAGATCCTGGACTACGAGCTGCCGCTGGCCGAAATCATCTACGACTTCTACGACAAGCTCAAGAGCATCACTCGCGGCTACGGCACGATGGACTACGAGGTCATCGGCTTCCGCGCCGACGAGCTGGTGAAGGTCAACGTGCTGGTCAACGGCGAGGTGGTCGAGGCCCTGAGCCTGATCACGCACAAATCCACCGCCGAGCACCGCAGCCGGATCATTTTGGAAAAACTCAAAAAGCAGATCGACCGCCATCAATTCGAGATTCCGCTGCAGGCCGCCATCGGCGGGCGCATCATCGCCCGCGAGTCGATCAAGGCCCTGCGCAAGAACGTGCTGGCCAAGTGCTACGGCGGCGACGTGAGCCGCAAGCGCAAGCTGCTCGAGAAGCAGAAAAAGGGCAAGAAACGCATGAAGACCATCGGCATGGTCAGCATCCCGCAGGAGGCCTTCATGGCCATCCTCGACCAGGGCGAGTGA
- the lipB gene encoding lipoyl(octanoyl) transferase LipB, which translates to MNILQITDLGRMAYADALARQREAHAEVLAARAARGKMQLLLVEHDPQVITVSRRPTAGRNILASDERLAALGVQRVETDRGGDVTWHGPGQLVAYPILDLERMGLRIHGYMRFLEEIVIGVLSDFGVPARRDPEATGVWTGAEDRPGLKICAMGVRVSRWVSMHGLALNVDPDLRAFDLIVPCGLAGRGVTSMRQELGKKCPSMDEVKAALSQRISAGVARHVAALTDPSGPAPS; encoded by the coding sequence GTGAACATTCTGCAGATCACCGACCTGGGCCGCATGGCCTACGCCGACGCGCTGGCGCGGCAACGCGAGGCGCACGCCGAAGTTCTCGCCGCACGCGCAGCGCGGGGAAAGATGCAGCTGCTGCTGGTCGAGCATGACCCGCAGGTCATCACCGTCAGCCGCCGGCCCACGGCCGGCCGGAACATCCTGGCCTCCGACGAGCGCTTGGCGGCGCTGGGCGTGCAGCGCGTGGAGACCGACCGTGGCGGCGACGTCACCTGGCACGGTCCCGGGCAACTGGTGGCCTATCCCATCCTCGATCTGGAGCGCATGGGCCTGCGCATCCATGGCTACATGCGCTTTCTTGAAGAGATCGTGATTGGTGTGCTGTCGGACTTCGGCGTACCGGCGCGGCGCGACCCGGAGGCGACGGGCGTCTGGACGGGGGCGGAGGATCGGCCGGGTCTGAAGATCTGCGCCATGGGTGTGCGCGTGAGCCGCTGGGTGTCCATGCATGGACTGGCGCTCAATGTGGACCCCGATCTTCGCGCCTTCGACTTGATCGTGCCCTGCGGGCTCGCCGGACGCGGCGTCACCAGCATGCGTCAGGAGCTCGGGAAAAAGTGCCCGTCAATGGACGAAGTGAAAGCCGCGCTCTCTCAAAGAATCTCAGCCGGTGTCGCCCGTCATGTCGCCGCGCTCACGGATCCTTCAGGCCCAGCTCCTTCATGA
- a CDS encoding OmpH family outer membrane protein: MHKIERLVLALSALAIAWMLLGRPSPDAPASARSPFMADLGPAQNILLEGKDGVLTLRNEASHLAWGEQPTSRVWSSAAVHVDKVLKTMLKTDRFVEERNQFDDAAKKQSDDFQRQMEAIKSKYGEMAKDNPELAKGKEEMQSLFQQYQKWNEGVTASQSKLMAGQVETAYRELVTAVDVVCDRQKIDMVYRFIPAAAPFESAQLGDAMVQVQARTFLRCPESLDITADVMKELGLKDP; the protein is encoded by the coding sequence ATGCACAAAATCGAACGGCTCGTTCTCGCCCTCTCCGCGCTCGCCATCGCATGGATGCTTCTGGGCCGCCCATCGCCCGACGCCCCCGCCAGCGCGCGCTCCCCCTTCATGGCCGACCTCGGCCCGGCGCAAAACATTCTGCTCGAAGGGAAGGACGGCGTGCTCACCCTGCGCAACGAAGCGTCGCATCTGGCCTGGGGCGAGCAGCCCACGTCACGGGTCTGGAGCTCGGCGGCCGTCCACGTGGACAAGGTCCTCAAGACCATGCTCAAGACCGACCGCTTCGTTGAGGAGCGCAACCAGTTCGACGACGCCGCCAAAAAGCAGAGCGACGATTTCCAGCGGCAGATGGAGGCCATCAAGTCCAAGTACGGCGAGATGGCCAAGGACAACCCCGAGCTGGCCAAGGGCAAGGAGGAGATGCAGAGCCTCTTCCAGCAATATCAAAAGTGGAACGAGGGGGTCACCGCCTCGCAGAGCAAGCTCATGGCCGGCCAGGTCGAGACCGCCTACCGCGAATTGGTGACCGCGGTGGACGTGGTCTGCGACCGGCAGAAGATCGACATGGTCTACCGCTTCATTCCGGCCGCCGCGCCCTTCGAGTCTGCGCAACTGGGCGATGCCATGGTCCAGGTGCAGGCGCGCACATTCCTGCGCTGCCCGGAGTCCCTGGACATCACCGCCGACGTCATGAAGGAGCTGGGCCTGAAGGATCCGTGA